Below is a genomic region from Planctomycetota bacterium.
CGTGGGAAGCCGCCGACGAGGGCCGCTGGGCGGTCTATTTCTCGCTTGGGAGCCTCCTCGGATACGAGACGGCCTCGGCGGTGGCGAAGATGGCGCTTCTGGATCTTCAGTCCTACGTGGGGGGCCGGTACGCCTATGCGAAAGGGCGGACTCCGATGTGGCTTTTCGTGGACGAACTCGGGGACGTGGCGACGCCGGAGCTCGTGAACCTTCTTAATAAAAGCCGGGGCGCGGGGCTGCGCGTCGTGGCCTGCGGCCAGACGGCGGCGGATCTCGAAGCGGCGCTCGGAAGCCGGGCGCGGGCGCTGCAGGCGCTGGGGAACGCGAACACGGTCTTCCAGTTCCGGGCCCAGAGCGCGCCCGACGCGGAGGTCTTCGCGCGGATGGCGGGCGAGAGGCTTCTTCGCACCCGATCCGAAGGGGCGGCGTACGAACCGGCGCTTCTCGGATCGGGGTTCCGGACGGTGGACGACTTCCGCGCGCGGTTCTCGGAATCGTTCGAGTGGCGGGACCGGCCGCTTGTGCCGCCCGCGGCGCTCGTGGAGCTTCCGCGATTCCACTACTTCGCGCGCTGGGAGGGCCGGGTGTACCGGGGGCGCACGGCGCTCGTGTCATGATCTGGATCCCGTGGATCGCGGCGGCGGTGGGAGCCGGGTGGCTTTTCGGACGCGGAGACGCGGCGGAGAACTTCCGGCGGCTGGAGGAATCCGCGCTTCGGGAGGGACTTCTCGCCCTCCTCGGGGTGACGGGGGGCATGTGCCTTCGCGACCGCGTGCGGCTGGGAAGAACGTACGCCTCGCCGACGGCGGCTTATGTCGGGAAAGCGCTCTTCATGGCCGCGCTCGGAGGGGCGGCGGCGTACGCGTTCTCGCCGGTCGCCTGGCCGGCGCGCGTCCTGGACGCCCTGGCGGCCGCGGCGGCGCTGGGGTCGGCGCTCTGGCTGGGCAACCTCCCGCGGAGACTCTGAAGCGGAAACGCGCCTTCGGCTTGCATCCCCCGCCCCGGCGGTGTTTCATAGCGCCGTGCGCGTGCTCATCCTCAGCCATCCCGTCGATACGCCCAGCACGAAGTACCGCGTGCTGCAGCTTCTTCCCTTCTTCCAGAAGGACGGAATCGAGGTGGAGCGCCACGACATCCCGTCCGGCATCGCCGCCCGGTGGAAGCTCTTCCGGAAGGCCCGGGGGTTCGACGTGGTGATTCACCAGAAGCGTCTCCTGCCCGCCTGGCAGTTCCGGATGCTCCGCCGGCGCGCCCGGGCGCTTGTCTACGACTTCGACGACCCCATGATCTACAGCCGCCGCGGGGACCGCGTGGAGCTCTCCGCCACGCGGGTGGCGCGCTTCCGGGAAATCCTGAGGCTGGCCGACGCCGTCGTCGTCAACCACGCGGGAACCGAGGCGCTCGCGCGGGAGCACGGCGCCTCGCGCGTCCATGTGGTGCCCACCTCGGTGCTTCTCGAGCGGTGGCGGATGAAGGACTCGTGGAAGGCCGAGCGTCTCACGCTCGGCTGGGTGGGCTCCCCGGCCAATCTTCCCAACCTGCGCGAGATCGCCCCGGCGCTGCGCGGATACCGCCTCAAGCTCGTCAGCGACGAGCCTCTGGAGCTTCCGGGCGTGCAGGTGGAATTCGTCCGCTGGGACTACGCGACCGAGCCCGACCACGTGCGTTCCTTCGACGTGGCCCTGGCGCCGCTTCCCGACGATCCCTGGAGCCGCGCGAAGATGCCCTTCAAGATCCTCTACTACTTCGCCGCGGGCGTGCCCGTCGTCGCCTCCCGGCGCGGCGCCGTGGAGACGGTCATCCGCGACGGCGAAAACGGGCTTCTGGCCGGCGACTGGCGCGCCCGGATCGAGGAGCTCGGCGACCCGACCCTGCGCGAACGGCTGGGCCGGGCGGGCCGCCGGACGGTGGAGGCCGAATACACCGCCGAGGCCGCCTACGGCCGGCTCCGGGCCGTCCTCCGGTCGCTCGTTCCGCGCCCGCCGGGGTGACCGCCGGGCGCCTGCGGACGAACGAGGGCGGCTACCCCCGCGCCCGCCCGCGGGCGAAGGCGTGGAATTGGTCGACCACGTAGTCGATCATCGCGTCCGTCAGGCCCGGGTAGACGCCCACGAAGAACGTGTTCGTCATCACGAGGTCGCTCCGGGCCAGATCGCCCACCACCCGGCGGCGGATCTTCGTGTAGGCCGGCTGGCGGATGAGGTTCCCCGCGAAAATCATCCGGGTCTCGATCTTCCGGGACTCGAGGTGCGCCACGAGCTCCTGCCGGGTGAAGGGCGCGCCGGGGCGGACCGTCACCGGAAAGGCGAACCAGGAGACGTCCGCCCGCGGGTCCCAGCGCGGAAGGATGAGGTCCGGAAGGTCCCGCAGTCCGTCGTAGAGCCGCCGGAAGTTCGCCTGCCGCCGGGCGATGAAGGACGGCAGCTTCTCGAGCTGCGCCAGCCCCACCGCCGCCTGAAGGTCGGTCGGTTTGAGGTTGTAGCCGATGTTCGAGTAGATGTACTTGTGGTCGTAGCCCCGGGGGAGGTCCCCCAGTTGCCAGTCGAAGCGCTTGTTGCAGGTGTTGGACACGCCCGGCGCGCACCAGCAGTCCCGCCCCCAGTCCCGGACGGACCGCGCCACGCGCGCGTGAAGCGCCCGGGAGGTCACGACCGCCCCGCCCTCGCCCATCGTGATGTGATGCGCCGGATAAAAGCTCACCGTGGCGTAGTCCCCGAACGTCCCCACGGGCTTCCCGTTCCAGCGGCTTCCGAGGGCGTCGCAGCAGTCCTCCACGAGGTACATCCCGTGGCGCCGGCAGAGCGCCGCCACGCGATCGAGATCGAACACGTTCCCGAGCGTATGGGGCAGGACCACCGCCCGCGTCCGGGGCGACACGGCCGCCTCGACCTGGTCGAGATCGGCGTTGTAGGTCCCGATCTCGCAATCGACGAAAACCGGCACCAGGCCGTTCTGGACGATCGGCGCGAGCGTCGTCGGAAAGGTCACCGCGGGCGTGATGACCTCGTCCCCGGGACGCAGGGGATTCTCGAGCATCTCCGACGTCAGCGACGTCAGCGCCACCAGGTTCGCCGAGGATCCCGAGTTGACGAGGATGACGTCCCGCACCCCCAGGAAGGCTTTGAGGCGCTCTTCGAACCGGTCCCCGAACGGCCCGAGCGTGAGCCAGCACTCGAGCGCGGCCTCGACGAGAAGCGCCCGCTCCTCCTCCCCCACGACGCGTCCCGCGTAGGGCACCTTGTCCACGCCCGGCCGCCACGGCGCGGGGGCCTCCGCGCGCGCGTAGCGCCGCACGAGCTCAAGAATTTCCTTCCGGAGAGCGTCCATAGGAGCGGTATGCTAGCTCAAGGGCCTCGTCCACCGAGAGCAAATTCGTTCGCAGCTCCGACCTCGCCCGGTCCGTGCGCAGCCCCGCCCGCAGCGGCCGCGGCGCGCGCGGCGGCGCCTGCCGGATCGAGACCGGCCGGAACAGCCCCGGATCCAGCCCGAATCTCCGCGCCACCCGCAGGGCGAACGCGTACCGGTCCATCCAGTCCGTGCCGGCCACGTGCCAGACGCCCGTGCGGCCCGAGAGGACAAGCTCCGCCACGGCCTCGGCCAGGTTGGGCCCGTAGGTCGGCGTGCCGAACTGGTCCGTCCAGCAGGGCACCGGCGCCCGGGCCGAAAGGAGCCGCGCGAAGAAGCTCCGCCCGGACGGCGCAAAGACGAGCGACGTCCGCACCACGAGACTCCTGGGATGCACCGTCCGCACGATGCGCTCCGATTCCCGCTTCGTCCGGCCGTAGACGTTGATCGGATCGGGCCGGTCGTCCTCCGCATACGGGCCCGCCTTGCCGTCGAAGACATGATCGGTCGAAAAGTGGGTGAAGTGACGGCCCCGAGCCGCCTCGGCGGCGCGCCGGGCGCCGTCCACGTTGACCGCATAGGCGTCCCCGGGATGGTCCTCGCAGAAGTCCGGATCCGCCAGACCGGCGGCGAGAATCACCGCGTCCGGATCGAAAGCCCCGACGGCCCGTTCGATCGAGGCGGGGTCGTGAAGATCCATCTCCGGACGGCGCACGCCGCGGACCTCGTGGCCCGGAAACGCGGAAAGCAGCAACCGGCCGACTTCCCCCGAGGCGCCCAGAACGAGAATCCGCACGTCACGAAAGATGCCGACGGTACCAGGCGATCGTCTCGGTCAGCCCGCGCTCCAGATCGTAGCGGGGCGTCCACCCGAGCCGCTCCCGCGCCTTGCGGCACGAAAGCCACTGCCGCGCGATCTCATGGGCGGCGTCGTTTCGGATCTCGGGCTCGAGACTGGAATTCATCAGGCGCAGGATCCGGCGGACGACGTCCAGAACCGACGTGGGGGTCTCCGTCCCGAAGTTGAACGCGCCGACTTCGTCCGACTCGCCGAGGGCGAGGTACGCGGAGACGGCGTCCTGCACGTACAGGTAGTCCCGCAGGGGAGTCCCGTCCGACCGGATCACGGGCCGGCGTCCCTCGAGGACGGAGCGGATGGTGCCCGGCACGATACGGTTGTAGTTGCGGTCGCCGCCGCCGTAGATGTTGCCGCAGCGCACGATCGCGATGGGAAGCCCGTAGGTGGCGAGGTAGCACTGGGCCAGAAGGTCCGCGCAGGATTTGGAGGCGTCGTACGGATGGCGGCCCCGGAGCGGCATCTCCTCCGTGTAGGGCAGGGTCTCGAGATCCCCGTACGCCTTGTCGCTGGAGGCGAAGACCAGGCGCCGGAGGGGCTTATGCTGCCGGGCCGCCTCGAGCACGTTCCAGGAGCCGCGGATGTTGGCCTCGAAGGTCGAGACCGGGTGGCGGTTCCCCACCGCCACGATCGCCTGGGCCCCCAGATGGTAGCAGACCTCGATCTCGTACTCGTTGAAGGCGCGAAGGACATCCTCCGCGCTCTCGAGGGCTCCGCGAACGGTGACCGTTTTGCGCTCCAGGCCGAGAAGATGGAAGTTCGAGTCGGGAACTTCGTCGCGCACGAGGCACACGACCCGGCGGCCGCGTTCGACGAGCGCCTGGACGAGCCAGCTTCCGACGATCCCCGTGGCCCCGGTCACCAGGACGTTCATTCCCAGACCACCCACGGGCGGCGCCCCTCCGCCCACATGCGGTTCAGGCGCTCCACGTCCTTGAACGTGTCCATGCACATCCAGAAATCCCGGTGCTCGTAGACCGCCAGCTGCCCGCGGCCCGCCAGCGTCCGGAGCGGGTCCTCCTCGAGCACCGAATCCTCCGTCAGGTAGTCGAAAATCTTCCGGTTGAAGACGAAGAACCCTCCGTTGATGAGGCCCTCGAGGCGGGGCTTTTCCTTGAATGACCGCGCCAGGCCGTCCTCCGATTCGATCACGCCGAAGGGGCTCATGGGATGGACGGCCGTCAAAGTGGCGATCTTCTTCTTGGCGCGGTGGAAGGCGACCAGCCGGTCGAGGTCCACGTTGGCCAGGCCGTCGCCGTACGTCACGCAGAAGTCGTCGGACTTGATGTACTTGCGGATCTTGGCGACCCGCCCGCCGGTGGGGGTGTGAAGCCCCGTGTCGGCGAAAGTGATCTGCCAGTCTTCCGGGGGACGCACCTCGTGGACGACCTGCCGGTGGTCCCGCAGGTGCAGCGTCACGTCGTTGGCCATCCAGGGGTAGTTGAGGAAAAACTCCTTGATGAGGTGTCCCTTGTATCCCAGACACAGAATGAACTCCCGGAAGCCGTAGCGCCCGTAGATCTTCATGATGTGCCAGAGGATGGGCATGTCCCCGATGGCGACCAGGGGCTTGGGCTTGAATTCGGTCTCCTCGCGGAGACGGGTCCCCAGACCGCCGCAGAGAATGACGACCGGAATCGAGGAGTTTCTACCCATTCGGGAGAAGAGATGGCAATATTAGGGGCCTTCCGGAAGGGGATCAAGTGAAAACGCGGGCGATGGCGGCGGGGGCGCTCCTTTGGGCCGCCGGATGCATGCCCTGGCCGCGACCGGATCCCTTTCCCGAGCTCGTCCGCCTGCTGCACTCGGCCGGCACGGAGGACCACGAGAAGGCCTTTCAGGTCCTGCTCCACGCGGGATCCCAGGCGCTTCCTCTCCTCAAGGCGGCGCTTCCGCTCGGGGCGGCGCGCGGGTTTCCGCTCGTGGCGGTCCTGTACGCCCTGGGCGAGGGCGACGCGGTGCCCCTGGAATTCCGGATCCGCCACGCGGCGCTCTTCGACTGGCCGCGCCCCTACGCCGTCGAAAACGCGGTGGTGGAGCCCTACGTGTGGGACGAGCTGGAGCGGGACATTGTGCGGACGGGTCGGCCCGCCCTGAGGCCGCTGGCCGAGGCGCTCGCCCGCGAGGCGTCCACCGAGGCGCGCGCCCTGCGGCTGGCGCGGCTCATGATCTGGATCGGGGGCTACGGCGCGGCGGAGGCGTTCGCGCGGCTCCTGGACACGCGGCGGGATCTGGGCGGACCGCGGGTGTGCGACGTGGCGGCGGCGGCGATGCTTTATCTGGGGGAGCAAGAGCCGGCGCTGCGGGAGGTCCGCGCGGAGGCGCGCCTGGAGGCCGCCCGCGCGTGGTGGACCCAGGCGCGGGAGGAGCCCGAAGAGGAGTGGTCCCGCCGCGCGGCGCTCGCGCTGGCGGAGCGCGCCGCCGGCGGAGACGAAGCGGCGCGCGCGGTTCTCGAGCTCGTGGCGGGCGGGCCGGTGGAGGACCCCGCCCTCTGGCGTCCGGGTCCGCCGCGGGACGCGGAGCTCCCCCCCGAGCGGCACCTTCCGGCCCTCTCCGCGGGGCGCGCCCCCGCGTGGGCCGCGGAGCGCCGTCTCGAGCGCCTCACGGGGCTTCGACTCGCGCCGCCCCGCTGGCGCCGCCTCGGCGAGCTGACATCGGCGATCCGCCTGTGGCGCCCGGCTCCCGACCTCGAGCGCGCCTGGAAGCGGCTTCTCGAAGGGCGATCTCTTCGGCTCTCCGTGACCGCCGTGGGCCTGCATCCGAAGCGCGAGACCGCGGGGGTTCTGGGGGTCGAGGAAACGTACTTCCACGCCTCCGAGGACGGCTCCGTGGAACTGGCGCTCGAAGTGGAAGAGGGAACCTACGTCCTCTACGCGCGCGCCCGCCGCGCCGGCACGCGCCTCGTGGCGGCGGAGTACCTCAGCGCGGAGGGCGGCCAGCGCGGACGGGTGGAGGAGCACGCGGCGGACCGCCCCGCGGTTCTCTTCTCGGCGCCGCTCCGCGCCGCGCTTCTCGTCGAAGTGGCGGAGGTTCCCGGGCGGCTCCCGCCGCGCCCCCCGGAGGCCCTCCTGGCGGACATTCGCGCCCGGCTCCGCGCGGCCGCCGCCGAAGCGCCCGGAAGCCCTTCGGCGCGGCGCGCCCTGCGGGCGCTCGGGTATTGCCAGAACGACCAGGACGCGGAATTCCTGCGGGAACGGGGGGCGTACGAAGCGCTTCTCCTTCTGGGCCACCCGGCCGCCCTCGAGGGCGCGCCCCGACTGGAGCCCTACGAGATCGAGATGGCGCTTCGCAAGGCGCGCGACCCCGCCGTCGTCCGGTACCTCGAAGCGCTCAGAACCGAAGGCCGGCGGTGACGTAGACGCCGAAAAGGTCCACGTCCGCCATGAACTCCTCTTCCGAACGGCGGTCCGAGAAGTTGAGCCGCACGAACTTGTACCCCACGCCCGCGAAGACCGGACCGATCTGGCCGGTCGCCTCCACGTAGGCCTCCACATATCGGGCCGACATGTCCCCGGAGGAGAACGTCATCCCGACGACCTCCGCGTCGCCGCGGAGCCACGGCGTCACGCGGACCATCGCGTGAATCCCGACCACGGGGAGCCCGGCCACCCCGCTGTCCTCCCCGGACCCCAGATCGCTTTCCACGGAGCCTTCGCCCCGCAGAAGGCGTCCCCCGCCGATAATCCCGAGTTCCGCCTCCAGAAGGTCTCCCAGGGGCAGGGAGGGAAAGACGAACTCGTAGGAAAGGTAGTAAACGTCCAGCTCCATCTCGGATTTCACGCGGGTGCCGGTCGTGAACGTCTGGCCCGCGAACGTGAACGTGCGGGTCACGGTGGAGTCCCCCTCGTAGTCCACAAACCAGGCGCCGGCCGTGAGGCGTCCCAGCAGAGGCAGCGTCAGGGAGGCCTGAAGCTCGTGGGCGAGGTCCGGGCTGTCCACGCCCAGGTCCCGGTCCAGGTCAAGGTCGGTGCTCGGAATGGACTCGCCTTCGGCCTGAACGTGGCCGTCGATGTGGGCGTACCATTCGCGCAGGCGGAGCCCTACGGTTTCGTCGGACGCCGCGCTCGCCAGGAGCGCGGCCAGAGCGGTCACCAGCGTCATGAAGCCCTCCCCGGTCGGTTCGCCCTTCGGGAAAATTATACCCCCTGGGGAACGAGGGTGGCGGCGCGGGTCTCGTCCCGGGCGGAGGTCCGGGCCGCCAGGAAACAGCACAGCGAGGCCGGAACGAGCGCGGCCGAGAAGATGAGGAACGCCTGGAGGCGTCCCAGGGAGTGATCCACGAGGCCGAAGACCGGCGGCGCCAGGGTGTCGCCCAGGAGATGCAGGACGAAGACCGCCAAGGCCCACGCCATGGCGCGCTGAGTGGGGTGGGTGACGTTCGCGATCTGCGTGTTGACCGCGGGCATGCAGAGGAAGATGAAGAACGCGCCCAGGGTGAGGACGGGCAGGAAGACCGCCGGCCGGGGCGCCAGGAAGCCGACCAGGAGGGAGGGGAGCGCCAGGAGGAAGCTGACGCCCGCCATGGCCGCATAGGCGCCGCGGAACCGGCGGGCCAGGCGGTCGCCGATCACTCCGGAGAAGGTGTTGCCCAGGCCGCCGGCGATGAGCGCAATGACGCCGAGCGCGATGCGGGCGCGGCCCTTTTCCATGCCGCGCTCCTGCACGAAGAACTCGACGCCGAAATGGATGAGGGGGACCAGGATGATGACCGCGAAGGCCTGCGCCAGGACGATCCAGAGAAGCGTCGGCGTCCGGAAGAGCCTCAGGTACTCCCGCACGCCGCCGCCCCGGACCGGGGCGTGAGGATCGCCGGCGGGATCCGTGGCTCCGCGCGGCGGATCCGCCAGGAGCGCGATGAGGAGAGCCACCACGAACCCCGGAAGGCCGGCCGCGTAGAACAGGGTGCGCCAGCCGAGCTCCAGCTTGAGAAAGATCCCGGCGAGAATGAAGGCCGCGGTTCCCCCGATGGGGAGCCCCAGGTAGAAGACCGAAAGCGCGCGGCCCCGGCTATCCCGCGGAAAGTAATCGCTGATGAGCGCCGATCCGACGATAAGGCAGCCGGCTTCGCCCAGCCCGATGAGCACCCGGGAGACGTACAGCACGCCCTTCGTGGGGGCCCAGCCGGACGCCAGCGTCGCCAGGCTCCAGACCACGATGCACGCCGCGAAAAGCAGCGGGCGCCGGAGCCGATCCGAGGCGTACCCGATGAAGGGCGAGCAGGCCATGTACCCCAGCGTGAAGAGCGTCCAGAGCAGGCCGAACTCCGCGCTCGTGAGCCCCACGTCCCGGCGGATGGGTTCTTCCAGCGCGCTGACGAGCTGTCGATCAAGGTAGCTCAGGAAGTTGGCCGAGAAGATGACCGCCAGGGCATAGCGGGCGGAGCGAGGCGCGCGGGGGACGGATTCGATCACGCTGCGGGTCCTGTGGGCCTGCGTCCTCGCGGTCTCCGATACCTTATCCGTTGGCGATCCGCCGGAGCTTCTTCTCGAGCGCGGGCTCGAGGGGCGCGAACTGGACGCCGAAGCTGGCGTCCCCGTTCAGGTGGAAGCGCACGATGTGCCCGCGGATCTCGACGCCCTCGATGGGCTTCTGCATGGAGCGCAGGCCCACGGAGAAGGGTTCCACGGGCAGCGTTCCCGTCGGGAGCGTCACGTCGCTGATGCGGGCGCCGCCGAGCGAGATGTCGCGGATCGTGGCCATGCCGTGGTCGTAGAGGGTGCCGTCCTTCCGGTAGATGTAGAGCTCGGCTCCCAGGGAGAGGGCCCGGCGCGGGTGGCGGCGCCGGTGCTGGTGCTTGAGCTTGCCGAAGTCGTACCCCATTTCCCGGGCGGCCTTGAAGACCTTTCGGATCGTCTCCTTGCGGAAGACGGGCCCCGGGCGCCGGTTGAGGATTTTGTTGACGCTCGAGACGTCCAGGCCCACGCGGCGGGCGATCTCCACCTGAGTAACCATCAGCATTCCCTCCTTACGGCCCCCCCTCTCCCCTCTTCGGAGCCTGCCGCAGGATAAAGAGGACGCCCCCCTGCGTCAAGGAGTTTCGAACCTCCCCGCCGCCCCCAGGCGGATTTTGTTTGCGCGCCGGCCTCTTTTTCCTTCTAATGGGTCCCCATTAAACTTTTCCGCAGAGGGAGAAACGCATGCCCAAGAAGGCCGAAAGCGCGTTCATGAAGCCGCTGCAGCCCAGCCCGGCTTTGGCCAAAGTGACCGGGGAGAAGCCCCTCCCCCGCAGCGAGGTCGCCAAGAAGCTCTGGGCCTACATCAAGAAGCACGGCCTGCAGGACCAGAAGAACAAGCGCATGATCAACGCCGACGACACCCTCAAGGAGATCTTCGGCGGCAAGAAACAGGTTTCCATGTTCGAGATGACCGCCCTGGTCAGCAAGCACCTGAAGTAATCGATTTTCCCCGGAGGACCGGGGATCTTTGATTTGACCGCGCGGCAATCCGGTGCTAGCATTGGGTTATATGACGGCTGGCACCTTGTATCTCGTATTGTCCCTGCTTCCCTGCGTCCAGTCGGCCGAGGAGTTCTACAAGGACCTCAAGGTCGGCGACCGGATCCGGGTGACGT
It encodes:
- a CDS encoding glycosyltransferase yields the protein MRVLILSHPVDTPSTKYRVLQLLPFFQKDGIEVERHDIPSGIAARWKLFRKARGFDVVIHQKRLLPAWQFRMLRRRARALVYDFDDPMIYSRRGDRVELSATRVARFREILRLADAVVVNHAGTEALAREHGASRVHVVPTSVLLERWRMKDSWKAERLTLGWVGSPANLPNLREIAPALRGYRLKLVSDEPLELPGVQVEFVRWDYATEPDHVRSFDVALAPLPDDPWSRAKMPFKILYYFAAGVPVVASRRGAVETVIRDGENGLLAGDWRARIEELGDPTLRERLGRAGRRTVEAEYTAEAAYGRLRAVLRSLVPRPPG
- the rfbH gene encoding lipopolysaccharide biosynthesis protein RfbH — protein: MDALRKEILELVRRYARAEAPAPWRPGVDKVPYAGRVVGEEERALLVEAALECWLTLGPFGDRFEERLKAFLGVRDVILVNSGSSANLVALTSLTSEMLENPLRPGDEVITPAVTFPTTLAPIVQNGLVPVFVDCEIGTYNADLDQVEAAVSPRTRAVVLPHTLGNVFDLDRVAALCRRHGMYLVEDCCDALGSRWNGKPVGTFGDYATVSFYPAHHITMGEGGAVVTSRALHARVARSVRDWGRDCWCAPGVSNTCNKRFDWQLGDLPRGYDHKYIYSNIGYNLKPTDLQAAVGLAQLEKLPSFIARRQANFRRLYDGLRDLPDLILPRWDPRADVSWFAFPVTVRPGAPFTRQELVAHLESRKIETRMIFAGNLIRQPAYTKIRRRVVGDLARSDLVMTNTFFVGVYPGLTDAMIDYVVDQFHAFARGRARG
- a CDS encoding SDR family oxidoreductase, which translates into the protein MRILVLGASGEVGRLLLSAFPGHEVRGVRRPEMDLHDPASIERAVGAFDPDAVILAAGLADPDFCEDHPGDAYAVNVDGARRAAEAARGRHFTHFSTDHVFDGKAGPYAEDDRPDPINVYGRTKRESERIVRTVHPRSLVVRTSLVFAPSGRSFFARLLSARAPVPCWTDQFGTPTYGPNLAEAVAELVLSGRTGVWHVAGTDWMDRYAFALRVARRFGLDPGLFRPVSIRQAPPRAPRPLRAGLRTDRARSELRTNLLSVDEALELAYRSYGRSPEGNS
- a CDS encoding GDP-mannose 4,6-dehydratase; protein product: MNVLVTGATGIVGSWLVQALVERGRRVVCLVRDEVPDSNFHLLGLERKTVTVRGALESAEDVLRAFNEYEIEVCYHLGAQAIVAVGNRHPVSTFEANIRGSWNVLEAARQHKPLRRLVFASSDKAYGDLETLPYTEEMPLRGRHPYDASKSCADLLAQCYLATYGLPIAIVRCGNIYGGGDRNYNRIVPGTIRSVLEGRRPVIRSDGTPLRDYLYVQDAVSAYLALGESDEVGAFNFGTETPTSVLDVVRRILRLMNSSLEPEIRNDAAHEIARQWLSCRKARERLGWTPRYDLERGLTETIAWYRRHLS
- the rfbF gene encoding glucose-1-phosphate cytidylyltransferase, producing MGRNSSIPVVILCGGLGTRLREETEFKPKPLVAIGDMPILWHIMKIYGRYGFREFILCLGYKGHLIKEFFLNYPWMANDVTLHLRDHRQVVHEVRPPEDWQITFADTGLHTPTGGRVAKIRKYIKSDDFCVTYGDGLANVDLDRLVAFHRAKKKIATLTAVHPMSPFGVIESEDGLARSFKEKPRLEGLINGGFFVFNRKIFDYLTEDSVLEEDPLRTLAGRGQLAVYEHRDFWMCMDTFKDVERLNRMWAEGRRPWVVWE
- a CDS encoding MFS transporter, producing the protein MIESVPRAPRSARYALAVIFSANFLSYLDRQLVSALEEPIRRDVGLTSAEFGLLWTLFTLGYMACSPFIGYASDRLRRPLLFAACIVVWSLATLASGWAPTKGVLYVSRVLIGLGEAGCLIVGSALISDYFPRDSRGRALSVFYLGLPIGGTAAFILAGIFLKLELGWRTLFYAAGLPGFVVALLIALLADPPRGATDPAGDPHAPVRGGGVREYLRLFRTPTLLWIVLAQAFAVIILVPLIHFGVEFFVQERGMEKGRARIALGVIALIAGGLGNTFSGVIGDRLARRFRGAYAAMAGVSFLLALPSLLVGFLAPRPAVFLPVLTLGAFFIFLCMPAVNTQIANVTHPTQRAMAWALAVFVLHLLGDTLAPPVFGLVDHSLGRLQAFLIFSAALVPASLCCFLAARTSARDETRAATLVPQGV
- a CDS encoding PilZ domain-containing protein, producing MLMVTQVEIARRVGLDVSSVNKILNRRPGPVFRKETIRKVFKAAREMGYDFGKLKHQHRRRHPRRALSLGAELYIYRKDGTLYDHGMATIRDISLGGARISDVTLPTGTLPVEPFSVGLRSMQKPIEGVEIRGHIVRFHLNGDASFGVQFAPLEPALEKKLRRIANG
- a CDS encoding SWIB/MDM2 domain-containing protein, coding for MPKKAESAFMKPLQPSPALAKVTGEKPLPRSEVAKKLWAYIKKHGLQDQKNKRMINADDTLKEIFGGKKQVSMFEMTALVSKHLK